A region from the Brachyspira hampsonii genome encodes:
- a CDS encoding UDP-glucose dehydrogenase family protein: MKICIIGTGYVGLITGACLAEMGNYVICVDNDEEKLKKLKNGITPLYEPGLEELILANVSEGRLEFTNDLDYAVKNSIACFIAVGTPSGDDGSCDLSFVLSVANEIGKSMNGYKVIVDKSTVPVGTHKLVEDEIKKHYSGEFDVVSNPEFLKQGAAVDDFLKPDRVVIGSNSEKAIDIMRDIYNPFTRTGNPIIIMDVRSAEMTKYAANAFLATKISFANEIANICEKVGANADLVRIGMSSDKRIGNQFLFHGLGYGGSCFPKDVQALIKTASDYGIDSDLLKAAYQVNVNQRKIFVNKILKYYNNNIKGKTFALWGLAFKPRTNDMREAPAITIINMLLDAGSSIRAYDPKAFDNAKAIFGDKIYYAENSYDALKDSDALILVTEWNEFRRPNFDKIKELLKEPIIFDGRNQYDKKRMEERGIKYISLGIADN, from the coding sequence ATGAAAATATGTATAATAGGTACAGGTTATGTAGGACTTATTACAGGTGCATGTTTAGCTGAGATGGGAAATTATGTTATATGTGTTGATAATGACGAAGAAAAATTAAAAAAACTTAAAAATGGCATTACTCCTTTATATGAACCCGGTTTGGAAGAACTTATTCTTGCAAATGTCTCTGAAGGAAGATTAGAATTTACTAATGATTTAGATTATGCTGTAAAAAACTCTATAGCTTGTTTCATTGCCGTTGGAACTCCTTCGGGTGATGACGGAAGCTGTGATTTGAGTTTTGTACTTTCTGTAGCTAATGAGATTGGAAAGTCTATGAATGGATATAAAGTTATAGTAGATAAATCAACCGTGCCTGTTGGAACTCATAAATTAGTAGAAGATGAAATAAAAAAACATTACAGCGGAGAGTTTGATGTTGTTTCAAATCCGGAATTTTTAAAGCAAGGTGCTGCTGTTGATGACTTTTTAAAACCTGACAGGGTGGTTATAGGTTCAAATTCTGAAAAAGCTATAGATATAATGAGAGACATTTATAATCCTTTTACAAGGACAGGAAATCCTATAATAATAATGGATGTTCGTTCTGCTGAAATGACTAAATATGCTGCTAATGCTTTTTTGGCTACTAAAATATCATTTGCTAATGAAATTGCCAATATATGTGAAAAAGTAGGTGCTAATGCTGATTTAGTTAGAATTGGTATGTCAAGTGATAAGAGAATAGGAAATCAATTCTTATTTCATGGTTTAGGATACGGCGGAAGCTGTTTTCCAAAAGATGTACAGGCTTTGATAAAAACAGCATCTGATTATGGTATAGATTCTGATTTACTTAAAGCAGCATACCAAGTTAATGTTAATCAAAGGAAAATTTTTGTAAATAAGATTTTAAAATATTATAATAATAATATTAAAGGTAAAACATTTGCTTTATGGGGATTAGCATTTAAGCCTAGAACTAATGATATGAGAGAAGCCCCTGCTATTACTATAATAAATATGCTTTTAGATGCAGGTTCTAGTATTAGAGCTTATGATCCTAAAGCTTTTGATAATGCTAAGGCTATATTTGGAGATAAAATATATTATGCTGAAAATTCTTATGATGCTTTGAAAGATTCTGATGCTTTGATTTTAGTTACAGAATGGAATGAGTTTAGAAGACCTAATTTTGACAAAATAAAAGAGCTTCTAAAAGAACCTATTATATTTGATGGAAGAAATCAGTATGATAAAAAAAGAATGGAGGAAAGAGGTATTAAATACATATCATTAGGTATTGCAGATAATTAA
- a CDS encoding chemotaxis protein CheA, translated as MDDYIKSLLKDFFEEAFEMLDRLEQNILILDNERNNVDAIQEIFRAVHTLKGSAGAVELVETQKYAHRFEDLLDLIRNNKIEVDDATIDVLLKGIDILKDLINTASEESEYSGDIEAEIKKLEDFKNMKLGAAPSASENDSPAASSATQAASPEAEKKVNKYELLPNDGDLLGIIRDNVEEGVKTKLVHVSFDPESPMRTVGGVQVFVALKDVGEIMGSIPPIESLEGDEFYEHVTYILATINEDKTIIDAITLPDATKEITIEDIVLEEYEKFLQEKKQKEAAEKTKESAAAASNASKKPDAAKGGKDHKVERQSSFLRVESDRIDAMMNQVGELVTNKSSYVQYDDDLTSYQKIIGNGINEVKRYYRDSIVQILRKFEEHLQKKEAKEIRNTYIDGFNNRLNEIVKMEEEFKNTLDKFRNSYQLLTRVTNELQETVMKIRMLPIAQTFNRFPRLIRDLSRDLGKEVKLEMYGEETELDKSVIEVLVDPLVHIIRNAMDHGIEHPEDREKAGKPRTGTVVLGASHEGNLIIIKISDDGKGMIPQKIFESAVKKGLVSADAKLSEKQMLEYIFAPGFSTATKITNVSGRGVGMDVVKKSLEKINGTVGIETEWGKGSTFFLRIPLTVAIIQALIVDAEKEYYAVPINSILETVKIDVKDIQELEGIEVIKVRDDVINVLSIKELFRLPSRYSNIKSYYAVILSSEGKKVALLVNNLIGEQDIVIKTLKDNITKSEGLAGATVLGDGTVSFILDIQTIVSLGTKRIIERGKVNNNQGSKNDLRSFIERLKNNEIPEIPQ; from the coding sequence ATGGATGATTATATAAAAAGTCTGCTTAAAGATTTCTTTGAAGAAGCATTCGAAATGCTTGACAGACTGGAACAAAATATTCTTATTTTAGATAATGAAAGAAATAATGTTGATGCCATACAGGAAATATTCAGAGCGGTTCATACTTTAAAAGGAAGTGCCGGTGCTGTAGAACTAGTTGAAACTCAAAAATATGCCCACAGATTTGAAGATTTACTAGATTTAATAAGAAATAATAAAATAGAAGTAGATGATGCCACTATAGATGTACTTTTAAAAGGTATAGATATATTAAAAGACCTTATCAATACTGCAAGCGAAGAAAGTGAGTATTCTGGAGATATAGAAGCTGAAATTAAAAAATTAGAAGATTTTAAAAATATGAAATTAGGTGCTGCTCCTTCTGCCTCTGAAAATGATTCGCCTGCTGCATCTTCTGCTACTCAGGCAGCATCTCCTGAAGCCGAAAAAAAAGTCAATAAATATGAACTTCTTCCAAATGACGGTGATTTATTAGGTATAATAAGAGATAATGTTGAAGAGGGTGTAAAAACCAAATTAGTTCATGTAAGTTTTGATCCTGAAAGCCCTATGAGAACTGTAGGAGGGGTTCAGGTATTTGTAGCCTTAAAAGATGTAGGTGAAATAATGGGAAGTATACCTCCTATCGAATCTTTGGAAGGCGATGAGTTTTATGAACATGTTACATATATACTCGCTACCATTAATGAAGATAAAACTATAATAGATGCTATTACATTGCCTGATGCTACTAAAGAAATAACTATTGAAGACATTGTATTAGAAGAGTATGAAAAATTTCTTCAGGAGAAAAAACAAAAAGAAGCAGCAGAAAAAACTAAAGAATCTGCCGCCGCTGCTTCAAATGCTTCCAAAAAACCTGATGCTGCCAAAGGCGGAAAAGATCATAAGGTTGAAAGACAAAGCTCATTCTTAAGGGTAGAAAGCGATAGAATTGATGCTATGATGAATCAGGTTGGGGAGCTTGTAACAAACAAAAGTTCTTATGTACAATATGATGATGATCTTACCTCATATCAGAAAATAATAGGTAATGGCATAAATGAAGTAAAAAGATACTATAGAGACAGTATTGTTCAGATACTTAGAAAGTTTGAGGAACATTTACAGAAAAAAGAAGCTAAAGAAATTAGAAACACTTACATTGACGGATTCAATAATAGATTAAATGAAATTGTAAAAATGGAAGAAGAGTTTAAAAACACTTTAGATAAATTTAGAAACTCTTATCAGCTTCTTACTAGGGTAACAAATGAACTTCAGGAAACTGTAATGAAAATAAGAATGCTTCCTATAGCTCAAACTTTCAACAGATTCCCTCGTCTTATAAGAGATTTATCAAGAGATTTAGGCAAAGAAGTAAAACTAGAAATGTACGGAGAAGAAACAGAATTAGATAAATCTGTTATTGAGGTATTGGTAGATCCATTAGTACACATTATCAGAAATGCAATGGACCATGGTATAGAACATCCGGAAGACAGAGAAAAAGCCGGTAAGCCTAGAACAGGAACAGTTGTTTTAGGTGCTTCACATGAAGGCAATTTAATAATTATTAAAATATCTGATGATGGTAAAGGAATGATACCGCAGAAAATATTTGAAAGTGCGGTTAAAAAAGGATTAGTATCTGCTGATGCTAAACTTTCTGAAAAACAAATGCTTGAATATATATTTGCTCCGGGTTTTTCTACCGCTACTAAAATTACAAATGTATCAGGACGCGGTGTTGGTATGGATGTTGTTAAGAAAAGCCTTGAAAAAATTAACGGTACTGTGGGTATAGAAACAGAATGGGGAAAAGGCTCTACATTCTTCTTGAGAATTCCTCTTACTGTTGCCATTATTCAGGCTCTTATAGTTGATGCAGAAAAAGAATATTATGCAGTTCCTATTAATAGTATATTAGAAACTGTTAAAATAGATGTTAAAGATATTCAGGAATTAGAAGGAATAGAAGTTATTAAAGTTAGAGATGATGTTATTAATGTACTAAGCATCAAAGAATTATTCAGACTTCCTTCAAGATACAGTAATATAAAATCTTACTACGCTGTTATACTTTCTTCTGAAGGTAAAAAAGTGGCATTGCTTGTTAATAACCTAATAGGCGAACAGGATATAGTTATAAAAACGCTTAAAGATAATATTACAAAAAGCGAAGGTTTAGCTGGTGCTACTGTTTTGGGTGATGGTACTGTAAGCTTCATTTTGGACATACAGACAATAGTAAGTCTTGGTACTAAGAGAATCATTGAAAGAGGAAAAGTTAATAATAATCAAGGCAGCAAAAATGATTTAAGAAGCTTTATTGAAAGATTGAAAAATAATGAAATACCTGAAATACCGCAATAA